A region from the bacterium genome encodes:
- a CDS encoding radical SAM protein produces MDETFHIQWHITNSCNLRCTHCYQENFTSEKDIYFEFLKGIFTNIENFLKEKNKKLVLDLTGGEIFLYKDWKKIIKLVFSSEIVKKIGIITNGFFLNDSTMKFLKNFPEIEIKISTEGIEKEIYEFYRGKGNFKKFIEVMEILKSINFNKTLMFTITENNSEQMEKIFDFCRQYNFSKFIIERFIPLGNGKEMREDIVKIDTWCKIIKILFEKCGLEFDIADILPYRGFMVEMKNEGNFLYGASCIVGRDGMAIMPEGDVYPCRRFPLKIGNLLQQKLSDIWENSSVLNLSRDKKNLKGICKGCIINDCFGCRALAYSLKNDFLEEDILCFLNWKGGENVNGTK; encoded by the coding sequence ATGGATGAAACATTTCATATTCAATGGCATATTACAAATTCCTGCAATTTAAGATGCACACATTGTTATCAGGAAAATTTTACTTCTGAAAAAGATATTTATTTTGAATTTTTAAAGGGAATTTTTACCAATATTGAAAATTTTTTAAAAGAGAAAAATAAAAAACTTGTTCTTGACCTGACTGGTGGAGAAATTTTTCTTTATAAGGACTGGAAGAAAATTATTAAATTGGTTTTTTCTTCAGAAATTGTAAAGAAAATTGGCATTATAACAAATGGTTTTTTCTTAAATGATTCAACAATGAAATTTTTAAAAAATTTTCCTGAAATTGAAATAAAAATATCAACAGAAGGAATTGAAAAAGAAATTTATGAATTTTATAGAGGAAAAGGAAATTTTAAAAAATTTATAGAAGTTATGGAGATATTGAAAAGTATAAATTTTAATAAAACACTTATGTTTACAATAACGGAAAATAACAGTGAGCAGATGGAAAAAATTTTTGATTTTTGCAGACAATATAATTTCTCTAAATTTATTATTGAAAGATTTATTCCATTGGGAAATGGTAAAGAAATGAGAGAGGATATTGTAAAAATTGATACATGGTGTAAAATAATAAAAATTTTATTTGAAAAATGTGGTTTAGAATTTGATATTGCTGATATTCTGCCTTATAGAGGTTTTATGGTTGAAATGAAAAATGAAGGAAATTTTCTTTATGGTGCTTCGTGCATAGTTGGCAGAGATGGAATGGCAATAATGCCAGAAGGGGATGTTTATCCTTGTAGAAGATTTCCACTTAAAATAGGTAATTTATTACAACAAAAATTATCTGATATATGGGAAAATTCATCTGTTTTAAATTTATCAAGGGATAAGAAAAATTTGAAAGGTATTTGTAAAGGGTGTATAATTAATGATTGCTTTGGGTGTAGAGCCCTTGCATATAGTTTAAAAAATGATTTTTTAGAAGAAGATATTTTATGTTTTTTAAATTGGAAAGGAGGGGAAAATGTCAATGGTACCAAGTAA
- a CDS encoding arginine decarboxylase, pyruvoyl-dependent: MVPSKVFLTKGVGKDKEELTSFERALRNAGIAQFNLVSISSIFPPNCKLISKKEGLALLQPGQVVYTVISRNKTNEPHRLITSAVGIAIPKDKNQYGYLSEHAGFGETEDKAGDYAEDLAATMLATILGLEFNPDSSYDEKKEIWKMSEGIVKTTSIVQSAIGEKNGLWTTVVAVAVFIL; this comes from the coding sequence ATGGTACCAAGTAAGGTTTTTTTAACAAAAGGGGTTGGTAAAGATAAAGAGGAATTAACGAGTTTTGAGAGAGCATTAAGAAATGCTGGTATTGCTCAATTTAATCTCGTTAGTATATCAAGTATATTTCCTCCTAATTGTAAACTGATTTCTAAAAAAGAGGGACTTGCACTTTTGCAACCAGGACAAGTTGTATATACTGTTATAAGCAGAAACAAAACAAATGAACCGCATAGATTGATAACATCAGCAGTGGGTATTGCTATTCCAAAAGATAAAAATCAATATGGGTATTTATCTGAACATGCTGGATTCGGAGAGACAGAAGATAAAGCAGGGGATTATGCAGAAGACTTAGCAGCAACAATGCTTGCAACTATTTTAGGACTTGAATTTAATCCTGATTCTTCCTATGATGAAAAAAAAGAAATATGGAAAATGTCAGAAGGAATAGTTAAAACAACAAGTATAGTTCAATCAGCAATAGGGGAGAAAAACGGTCTCTGGACAACTGTTGTGGCAGTTGCCGTTTTTATTCTATAA